A single genomic interval of Arthrobacter methylotrophus harbors:
- a CDS encoding polyprenyl synthetase family protein, with protein sequence MTAESLGSEQSRFVADVAAKLHGFLGVQQETMATISPDVAPLMGSIRNLVTGGKRLRALMCYWGWRGAGGESGHPDIITAGCALELFQAAALIHDDIIDRSDTRRGGPSVHKRFSQLHEGEGWALDSERFGHAAAILTGDLCLSFSEEAFTQIGVRAASGTPARRIFNVMRAEVMAGQYLDILEEVAGPVRDRAGAVHRAQSIIRFKSAKYSTEHPLALGGALAGASQELLQGYSAFALPLGEAFQLRDDVLGVFGDPGTTGKPAGDDLREGKRTVLVGFAINQAGAADSSYIDTMLGRQDLGEAEVAEIRRIIVDCGALEATESMIEELSNQAFEALERLPLAELPLTALRQLAEAAVSRAA encoded by the coding sequence ATGACCGCGGAGAGCCTCGGTTCGGAGCAGAGCCGATTCGTGGCCGACGTCGCCGCCAAACTTCATGGCTTCCTGGGTGTGCAGCAGGAGACCATGGCCACCATATCCCCCGATGTCGCTCCCCTCATGGGCTCCATCAGGAACCTTGTGACAGGTGGCAAACGCCTCCGTGCCTTGATGTGCTATTGGGGATGGCGGGGTGCCGGAGGTGAGTCCGGGCATCCCGATATCATCACGGCTGGCTGCGCTTTGGAACTCTTTCAAGCTGCCGCCCTGATTCACGATGACATCATCGACCGCTCTGATACACGACGCGGCGGTCCCAGCGTCCACAAGCGGTTCAGTCAACTCCATGAAGGCGAAGGCTGGGCCCTGGACAGCGAACGGTTCGGGCATGCGGCGGCCATATTGACCGGGGATCTGTGCCTGTCCTTCAGCGAAGAGGCATTCACCCAGATTGGGGTCAGGGCTGCTTCCGGGACACCTGCGCGGCGGATCTTCAACGTGATGCGCGCCGAAGTGATGGCCGGTCAATACTTGGACATCCTGGAGGAGGTTGCGGGTCCAGTGCGGGACCGCGCAGGCGCCGTCCACCGCGCGCAATCGATCATCCGTTTTAAATCGGCAAAATATTCAACGGAACATCCCTTGGCGCTGGGGGGCGCCTTGGCCGGCGCCAGCCAAGAGCTCCTACAAGGATATTCCGCTTTTGCGCTGCCGCTTGGTGAAGCATTCCAACTGCGCGACGACGTGTTGGGCGTGTTCGGCGACCCCGGGACTACGGGAAAGCCCGCGGGCGATGACCTCCGCGAAGGCAAGCGGACCGTTCTGGTCGGCTTCGCCATCAACCAAGCCGGAGCCGCTGATTCCAGCTATATCGACACCATGCTGGGAAGACAGGATCTCGGGGAAGCCGAGGTTGCAGAGATCAGGCGGATCATCGTGGATTGCGGAGCGCTGGAAGCCACGGAATCAATGATCGAGGAACTCAGCAACCAGGCTTTCGAGGCCTTGGAACGCCTCCCCTTGGCTGAACTCCCGCTTACGGCACTACGTCAGTTGGCCGAAGCCGCTGTCAGCAGGGCCGCGTGA
- the mraZ gene encoding division/cell wall cluster transcriptional repressor MraZ, producing MFLGTHSPRLDEKGRIILPAKFREELADGLVLTRGQERCIYVFSQREFERIHESMREAPISSKQSRDYMRVFLSGASDEVPDKQGRVTIPPTLRSYAGLDRELAVIGAGTRAEIWDAQAWDEYLAEKEAAFSETDDDTLPGFM from the coding sequence ATGTTTCTTGGCACGCATTCGCCGCGTCTGGACGAAAAGGGCCGGATCATCCTTCCCGCCAAGTTCCGCGAGGAACTTGCTGACGGCTTGGTACTTACAAGAGGCCAGGAGCGATGCATCTACGTCTTCAGCCAGCGGGAATTCGAACGTATTCACGAATCGATGCGGGAGGCCCCCATCTCCTCCAAACAGTCACGTGACTACATGCGGGTTTTCCTGTCCGGAGCCTCTGACGAGGTACCTGACAAGCAGGGGCGAGTGACGATTCCGCCGACGCTCCGGAGCTACGCAGGTCTCGACCGGGAATTGGCGGTAATCGGCGCCGGCACCCGAGCTGAGATTTGGGATGCCCAGGCTTGGGATGAGTACCTGGCTGAGAAGGAAGCCGCCTTCTCGGAGACCGACGACGACACCCTTCCCGGATTCATGTAG
- the dinB gene encoding DNA polymerase IV, with the protein MRPHGEDGRGPGRVIVPDAAALRELRRTSILHVDMDAFFVSVELRTRPELRGKPVIVGFPVDRSVVLSASYEARALGVKSAMPMANAMRMCPHAVIIEPRHSLYYEVSGQLMGIFESITDLVEPLSVDEAFLDVGGAIRRLGPPLEIGHLIRRRVVSELGITASVGIAANKFVAKIASTRCKPDGMLLIEAGQTVAYLHSLPVNALWGVGAKTADVLARLGIRTVADVAATPLSSLKKVLGASGEHVHRLSMGLDPRPVTPVRLEKSISSEETFAVDTPDDALLHRELLRLSHRTASRLRNAGMLARTIALKLRYADFSTISRSKTMHTPVDSAQLIFQVASQLLASLGERPMDVRLVGVRAEQLEPAEQASLQLSLDRRDDNWRAAEQALDRVTERFGSKTVLPARLLEPHAGPDEPDSP; encoded by the coding sequence GTGAGACCACATGGAGAGGACGGGCGGGGCCCCGGTCGAGTAATCGTCCCGGATGCCGCCGCACTGCGGGAGCTAAGGCGCACCAGTATTCTCCACGTGGACATGGATGCCTTCTTCGTCTCCGTGGAACTGCGCACCCGTCCAGAGCTCCGGGGAAAACCCGTCATTGTGGGCTTCCCTGTGGATCGCTCTGTTGTCCTGTCTGCCTCCTACGAAGCACGCGCCTTGGGCGTAAAGTCTGCCATGCCCATGGCCAACGCCATGCGGATGTGCCCCCACGCGGTGATTATCGAACCCCGCCACAGCCTCTACTACGAGGTCTCCGGGCAGTTGATGGGAATCTTTGAATCAATAACGGATCTCGTGGAACCCCTGAGCGTCGACGAAGCCTTCCTGGATGTCGGCGGGGCGATCAGGAGGCTGGGGCCGCCTCTCGAGATCGGCCATTTGATCCGGCGCCGCGTTGTTTCCGAGCTCGGAATCACGGCATCCGTGGGTATCGCCGCGAACAAGTTCGTTGCCAAAATCGCTTCCACGCGCTGCAAGCCCGACGGGATGCTGCTTATCGAGGCTGGGCAGACCGTAGCTTATTTGCACAGCCTGCCGGTGAACGCCTTGTGGGGAGTCGGGGCCAAGACGGCTGATGTCCTTGCCAGGTTGGGGATCCGCACCGTGGCCGACGTTGCGGCCACGCCGCTTTCTTCTTTGAAAAAGGTCCTTGGCGCCTCGGGGGAGCACGTCCACCGGCTGTCCATGGGTTTGGATCCCCGGCCGGTCACCCCCGTCCGACTCGAGAAGAGCATCAGTTCGGAGGAAACCTTCGCAGTCGATACCCCGGATGACGCGCTCCTCCACCGCGAGTTGCTCCGGCTTTCGCACCGCACCGCTTCACGGCTACGGAATGCCGGAATGCTGGCCCGCACCATTGCGTTGAAGCTGCGGTATGCGGACTTTTCGACCATCAGCCGCAGCAAGACGATGCATACACCCGTGGATAGCGCCCAGCTGATCTTTCAGGTGGCAAGCCAGTTGCTGGCGTCCTTGGGCGAGCGGCCGATGGACGTGCGGCTTGTGGGTGTCCGCGCCGAGCAGCTTGAGCCAGCTGAACAGGCTTCACTGCAGTTAAGCCTGGATCGCCGGGATGATAACTGGCGAGCGGCCGAGCAGGCGCTCGACCGTGTCACCGAGCGGTTCGGCAGCAAGACGGTCCTTCCGGCGAGGCTCTTGGAGCCGCATGCAGGGCCGGATGAACCGGACTCTCCCTAG
- a CDS encoding Rv2175c family DNA-binding protein produces the protein MSNVESLVSDWLPLPDVAELLNVSITKVHGLLDERAVVAVRVGERNIRSIPALFIQDGHVVDSLKGTIAVLGDAGYTDEELIAWLFTPDESLRGRPVDALREGRKTEIRRRAQSLAW, from the coding sequence GTGAGTAATGTAGAAAGCCTCGTTTCCGATTGGCTGCCGCTGCCCGATGTCGCAGAGCTGCTGAACGTTTCAATCACCAAGGTCCACGGTCTTCTGGATGAGCGTGCAGTGGTGGCTGTGAGAGTGGGCGAACGGAACATCCGGTCGATTCCCGCACTCTTTATCCAGGATGGTCATGTAGTGGACAGCCTGAAGGGCACCATTGCAGTACTTGGCGACGCCGGGTACACGGATGAGGAGCTCATTGCGTGGCTCTTCACTCCGGATGAGTCACTGCGTGGCCGGCCTGTGGACGCGTTGCGCGAAGGGCGCAAGACTGAAATCCGACGCAGAGCCCAATCGCTGGCCTGGTAA
- a CDS encoding penicillin-binding protein 2: MVQKTGKSKNKRTPAAQKRLRIGLTIMLTLLLIVGGKLFLVQGLDVGGMAEAAYNNRLTSTILPAERGKILDANGTVLATSVIRYNIVVDQTVNTNTDQFPRYNSQTQGIDKISRAQGIAELSSALGMDVSQVTQAVTGEKKYNIVAKEVKPDVEDRISQLHIPGVGSEGVSKRVYPNGSVAGGVIGFLKDGTTGQAGLEQTQDDLLRGTDGKRVFEIGADGLRIPVATDLLTPAVNGKDVKLTLNTDIQYFAQQAIQTQVSQLNAEWGSIVVEDIKTGNLIAMADTNAPDPNDPGKTAAADRGVRSVTAAYEPGSVEKMITASAAINEGKSSPLDTVTVPPALTIDGQTFTDAFEHGTEQRTLAGILGYSMNTGTVMIGSRLSKQQRYDYLTRFGIGEAPDIGLPAEATGILAKPEQWDDRQQYTVLFGQGVSQSTLQTVRAYQSVANDGVMLQPRLIDGYVGADGVEAKAPAKDSRQVVSKDTAQQVRDILESNVTMGEVKDAGIDGYRVGAKTGTSQAPREDGLPGFDGFTASIIGMAPMDNPRFIVEVVVQRPKGNIYGITQGPIFRSVMGQVLRTYNVSPSTGTPARFPQYAK; the protein is encoded by the coding sequence GTGGTGCAGAAGACCGGCAAATCGAAAAACAAGAGAACGCCGGCGGCGCAGAAGCGCCTGCGCATCGGCCTGACCATCATGCTCACGCTGCTGCTGATCGTCGGGGGCAAACTGTTCCTCGTCCAGGGCCTGGACGTTGGAGGGATGGCTGAGGCTGCCTATAACAACCGGCTGACAAGCACCATCCTGCCTGCCGAACGCGGCAAGATCCTTGACGCGAACGGCACCGTGCTCGCTACCAGCGTGATCCGCTACAACATCGTCGTGGATCAAACGGTCAACACAAACACTGATCAGTTCCCGCGCTACAATTCCCAGACCCAAGGCATCGACAAGATTTCCAGGGCCCAGGGCATAGCGGAGCTTTCCAGCGCCCTGGGGATGGACGTCAGCCAAGTCACGCAGGCAGTAACAGGCGAGAAGAAGTACAACATCGTGGCCAAGGAAGTGAAACCGGACGTTGAAGACCGGATTTCCCAGCTGCACATTCCGGGAGTGGGCTCCGAAGGTGTCAGCAAACGGGTCTATCCCAACGGCAGCGTCGCTGGGGGAGTCATTGGTTTCCTCAAGGACGGCACCACAGGCCAGGCCGGGCTTGAGCAGACGCAGGACGATCTCCTCCGCGGCACGGACGGAAAGCGGGTATTCGAGATCGGCGCCGATGGTCTTCGTATCCCCGTGGCTACCGACCTCCTGACCCCTGCGGTCAACGGCAAGGACGTCAAGCTCACGCTGAACACTGACATTCAGTACTTTGCCCAGCAGGCGATCCAGACGCAAGTGAGCCAACTCAATGCCGAGTGGGGATCAATCGTGGTCGAGGACATCAAGACCGGAAACCTCATCGCGATGGCGGACACCAATGCGCCGGACCCCAACGATCCCGGTAAGACGGCGGCCGCGGACCGTGGCGTGCGTTCCGTGACAGCTGCCTACGAGCCCGGTTCGGTGGAGAAAATGATCACGGCCTCGGCCGCGATCAATGAAGGAAAGTCCAGCCCGCTGGATACGGTCACCGTTCCCCCGGCGTTGACGATTGACGGGCAGACTTTCACGGACGCGTTCGAGCACGGAACCGAACAACGGACCCTCGCCGGCATCCTCGGCTATTCGATGAACACCGGTACCGTGATGATCGGTAGCCGCCTGAGTAAGCAACAACGGTACGACTACCTCACACGCTTCGGTATCGGCGAAGCTCCGGATATCGGCCTTCCGGCTGAAGCAACCGGCATCCTCGCAAAGCCCGAGCAGTGGGACGACCGTCAGCAGTACACGGTGCTTTTCGGACAGGGCGTCTCCCAGTCCACGCTTCAGACTGTCCGGGCCTACCAAAGCGTGGCGAATGACGGCGTGATGCTGCAGCCGCGGCTCATCGACGGCTACGTCGGCGCTGACGGAGTCGAGGCGAAAGCGCCTGCCAAGGATTCCCGGCAAGTCGTTTCCAAAGACACGGCGCAGCAGGTTCGCGACATCCTTGAGAGCAACGTCACCATGGGCGAAGTGAAGGATGCGGGAATCGATGGATACCGCGTGGGCGCCAAGACGGGAACCTCCCAGGCGCCCCGTGAAGACGGGCTGCCCGGCTTCGATGGCTTCACCGCCTCCATCATCGGAATGGCCCCTATGGACAATCCACGGTTCATCGTCGAAGTAGTTGTCCAGCGGCCCAAGGGAAACATCTACGGCATCACCCAGGGGCCGATCTTCCGCTCGGTCATGGGCCAGGTCCTGCGCACCTACAACGTCTCGCCCTCCACCGGCACTCCGGCGCGATTCCCGCAGTACGCCAAGTAA
- the rsmH gene encoding 16S rRNA (cytosine(1402)-N(4))-methyltransferase RsmH produces the protein MEEQDAPKPTSERHVPVLKDRCINLLAPGFEAARRRGETPVAIDATLGMGGHSEAMLQRFPDLHLVGIDRDEEALALAGERLKPFSARTDLVHAIYDEIEDVLADLGIPEVHGILMDLGVSSLQLDERERGFAYSYDAPLDMRMDTSRGQTAADVVNNYSEEDLVRIIRKWGEEKFAGRIANRIVTARATRPFATTGELVEQIRGVVPAAAAKSGGHPAKRTFQALRIEVNEELDVLERALPAALAASALGGRVVVMSYHSLEDKIVKSAFQSRSKSSAPLGFPVELEEHKPEFKTLTKGTEVPTAEEIAENPRAASARLRAVERIKARRTA, from the coding sequence ATGGAGGAGCAGGACGCGCCAAAACCAACCTCGGAACGCCATGTACCGGTCCTGAAGGACCGGTGCATCAATTTGTTGGCCCCCGGTTTTGAGGCGGCCCGTCGCCGCGGCGAAACGCCTGTGGCCATCGACGCCACCCTGGGTATGGGCGGCCACTCCGAAGCGATGCTTCAACGGTTCCCTGATCTGCACCTCGTCGGAATCGACCGGGACGAAGAGGCTTTGGCTCTCGCCGGAGAGCGACTGAAGCCGTTCTCGGCCCGCACCGACCTGGTACATGCCATCTACGATGAGATCGAAGACGTCCTCGCGGACCTTGGCATCCCGGAGGTGCACGGTATCCTCATGGACCTCGGCGTGTCGTCCCTGCAACTGGACGAGCGGGAGCGTGGCTTTGCCTACTCCTACGACGCGCCACTGGACATGCGGATGGACACCAGTCGCGGCCAGACTGCCGCTGACGTAGTCAACAACTATTCCGAAGAAGACCTGGTGCGGATTATCCGCAAGTGGGGCGAAGAGAAGTTTGCCGGCAGGATCGCAAACCGCATCGTCACTGCGAGGGCCACCAGGCCGTTCGCCACCACAGGCGAACTCGTCGAACAGATCCGAGGCGTCGTTCCCGCGGCGGCCGCAAAGTCCGGAGGGCATCCGGCAAAGCGGACTTTCCAGGCTCTGCGGATTGAAGTCAACGAGGAACTCGATGTCTTGGAGAGAGCGTTGCCTGCAGCTCTTGCGGCCTCCGCATTGGGGGGACGAGTTGTGGTCATGTCGTACCACTCGCTTGAAGACAAGATCGTCAAATCGGCATTCCAGTCCCGGTCCAAGTCATCGGCTCCGCTCGGCTTCCCGGTGGAGCTGGAGGAACACAAACCGGAATTCAAGACCTTGACCAAAGGCACCGAAGTGCCAACAGCCGAAGAAATTGCCGAAAACCCCCGTGCGGCATCGGCCCGCCTGCGGGCCGTGGAACGCATCAAAGCGAGGAGAACAGCATGA
- a CDS encoding UDP-N-acetylmuramoyl-L-alanyl-D-glutamate--2,6-diaminopimelate ligase, which yields MSEQNDAASIPSGNPPATDKAGFRPAVVESVSLETIAASLGIVVPPDSAKTSVTGVSLNSRTVEPGDLYLALPGAARHGADFVPQAVSAGAVAVLTDEDGARKLALDDLSIPVLIVSSPRAAVGPLAALIYRSQPHDEAVPTLFGVTGTNGKTTTTYFINALLRALGRNPGLIGTIEILAGGEAIPSLLTTPESTDVHALLALMRERGLDAASMEVSSHALSFHRVDSVTFDVAGFTNLTQDHLDLHGSMDEYFRTKAKLFSTSRARRAVVTVDDEWGRLLAEEAGIPVTTLSAVPGTDADWTVESAKQRGLGNDFELRHRDGTLLRVHTGLPGDFNVANAALATLMVLDSGADPQTLQAALDEYDPFTLSVPGRMQLISDAPASVVDFAHNPDALARALKAVRSQEPGSRVIVVFGATGQRDQGKRPTMGAIAARLADVVIISDDDPHDEDAATIRSEVLAGAKAARESEQLTCEIVEAYPRELAIRRAVELATERDTILIAGRGHEVWQEVKGVNLALDDRVELRAALTARRFRISTDKRIES from the coding sequence TTGTCAGAGCAGAATGACGCCGCATCGATCCCTTCCGGGAATCCGCCGGCTACGGACAAAGCCGGCTTCCGTCCCGCCGTCGTGGAGTCCGTTTCCCTCGAAACCATCGCAGCCTCGCTAGGAATCGTGGTGCCACCGGACTCAGCCAAGACGTCGGTGACCGGGGTGTCCCTTAACTCCCGCACCGTCGAGCCGGGCGACTTGTACTTGGCATTGCCAGGCGCCGCACGCCATGGGGCCGACTTTGTCCCCCAAGCTGTGTCCGCGGGAGCCGTGGCCGTCTTGACTGATGAAGACGGCGCACGCAAATTGGCACTCGACGATCTTTCTATCCCTGTGTTGATCGTCAGCAGTCCCCGTGCCGCCGTCGGGCCCCTTGCTGCCCTCATCTATCGAAGCCAGCCCCACGATGAGGCTGTTCCCACGCTGTTCGGTGTCACGGGTACCAACGGCAAGACCACCACGACGTACTTCATCAACGCGCTTCTTCGCGCCCTGGGTAGGAATCCAGGCTTGATCGGGACTATAGAAATTCTTGCGGGAGGAGAGGCCATCCCCAGCCTGCTGACGACGCCCGAGTCAACGGACGTTCATGCCCTTCTCGCGCTCATGCGCGAGCGTGGGCTGGACGCGGCTTCCATGGAGGTCTCCTCGCACGCCCTGTCTTTCCACAGGGTCGACTCGGTCACGTTCGACGTTGCCGGCTTCACGAACCTCACCCAGGATCACTTGGACCTCCACGGAAGCATGGACGAGTATTTCCGGACCAAGGCGAAACTCTTTTCCACGTCCCGCGCTCGGCGCGCCGTGGTCACCGTGGACGACGAGTGGGGTCGTTTGCTGGCGGAAGAAGCGGGAATTCCCGTGACCACCCTGTCCGCCGTGCCGGGCACGGATGCTGACTGGACGGTGGAATCGGCAAAGCAACGCGGGCTAGGAAACGACTTCGAATTGCGCCACCGAGACGGAACGCTCCTGCGCGTCCACACAGGATTGCCGGGAGACTTCAACGTCGCGAACGCGGCACTCGCCACCCTCATGGTGCTCGATTCGGGTGCCGATCCGCAGACATTGCAGGCGGCCCTCGACGAATACGATCCTTTCACCCTTTCCGTGCCGGGCCGGATGCAACTGATCTCGGACGCTCCGGCTTCTGTCGTTGATTTCGCGCACAACCCGGACGCCCTGGCCAGGGCCTTGAAGGCCGTGCGTTCCCAAGAACCCGGATCCCGGGTCATCGTCGTTTTCGGGGCCACAGGCCAACGCGACCAAGGCAAGCGGCCGACCATGGGCGCCATAGCCGCCCGGCTCGCCGACGTCGTGATCATCAGCGACGACGACCCGCACGACGAAGATGCCGCAACCATTCGCTCGGAGGTACTGGCCGGGGCCAAAGCCGCCCGCGAGTCGGAGCAACTCACCTGCGAGATCGTCGAAGCGTACCCCCGGGAGCTTGCCATCCGGCGCGCTGTGGAATTGGCCACTGAACGGGACACCATCCTGATCGCCGGGCGGGGCCATGAGGTTTGGCAGGAAGTGAAAGGTGTCAACCTTGCGCTCGATGACCGGGTCGAGTTGCGGGCAGCCTTGACAGCCAGGAGATTCAGAATTTCCACGGACAAACGGATAGAGTCCTAG
- a CDS encoding LysM peptidoglycan-binding domain-containing protein, whose product MAPSVPATYTIVRGDTVSGIAARYGLNTNTVLQLNQLSANTIIYPGQQIKLTGSATTPAAPAPAPTPAPSTASSLDATYTVKSGDTLGGIAARHGVALSDVFSWNGLNGRSIIYPGQKIKVGAGSKAPTPAAPAPTAPAPASAPAPAVTALASTGAYTIKSGDTLGGIASRLGVSLSSLLSANKLSMSTIIYPGQKLAIPGAPAAPAPAPVTTPLVPSTFLGYTYPAAVVSSANANKALLNASPVPTAAQMKAIVTDTARRMGVDPSLALAFAYQESGFNQRAVSPANAIGTMQVIPSSGEWASELVGRKLNVLDPYDNVTAGVAIIRALVNTSKDLNTAIAGYYQGQYSVSKYGMYDDTKAYVAAILAHKKTFS is encoded by the coding sequence ATGGCCCCGTCCGTACCTGCCACGTACACCATCGTCCGCGGCGATACCGTCAGCGGCATCGCAGCCCGCTATGGACTGAACACCAACACAGTGCTGCAGCTCAACCAGCTCTCGGCCAACACCATCATCTACCCGGGACAGCAGATCAAGCTGACCGGTTCCGCGACCACGCCCGCTGCCCCGGCTCCCGCACCAACCCCGGCTCCCAGTACCGCGTCGTCGTTGGATGCCACATACACCGTCAAATCCGGCGACACCCTGGGCGGCATTGCGGCCCGCCATGGCGTGGCGCTGTCCGACGTTTTCAGCTGGAACGGCCTCAACGGCCGGTCCATCATTTACCCCGGCCAGAAGATCAAAGTCGGGGCGGGATCGAAAGCCCCGACACCCGCAGCGCCAGCCCCTACGGCGCCAGCCCCTGCTTCCGCGCCTGCGCCAGCAGTGACGGCTCTTGCCAGCACCGGCGCTTACACGATCAAGTCCGGTGACACTTTGGGCGGCATCGCATCCCGCCTTGGCGTCTCCCTGTCATCGCTGCTTTCGGCCAACAAACTGTCCATGAGCACCATCATTTATCCCGGGCAGAAGCTCGCCATCCCGGGCGCTCCTGCGGCCCCTGCACCAGCCCCCGTCACCACACCGCTGGTTCCGAGCACTTTCCTGGGCTACACGTACCCGGCCGCCGTCGTCAGTTCAGCCAACGCCAATAAGGCCCTGCTTAATGCTTCCCCGGTTCCGACCGCCGCCCAGATGAAGGCAATCGTTACCGACACCGCGCGTCGCATGGGCGTGGACCCCTCCCTGGCCCTGGCATTCGCATACCAGGAATCGGGCTTCAACCAGCGTGCCGTCTCGCCTGCCAATGCCATCGGCACCATGCAGGTGATTCCATCCTCCGGCGAATGGGCCTCGGAACTTGTGGGACGCAAGCTCAACGTCCTGGACCCGTACGACAATGTGACCGCCGGCGTCGCCATCATCCGGGCACTCGTGAACACCAGCAAGGACCTGAACACCGCTATCGCAGGGTACTACCAGGGCCAGTACTCAGTGAGCAAGTACGGGATGTACGACGACACCAAGGCCTACGTCGCCGCGATCTTGGCACACAAGAAGACCTTCAGCTGA
- a CDS encoding DUF3040 domain-containing protein has translation MPLSEHEQKLLEQLEKQLHEDDPKFANSMGSDPIRSWSTRHIVIGVLGTIAGILLLLVGVSLQNIFLGVLGFIVMGAGVYFATLRRAIGGKSKNTKPGKARNSFMSNLEERWDERRRGEE, from the coding sequence ATGCCCCTCTCGGAGCACGAACAGAAGCTCCTCGAACAACTCGAGAAGCAACTGCATGAGGACGATCCGAAGTTTGCCAATTCAATGGGCTCTGACCCCATTCGTTCGTGGTCGACCAGGCACATCGTTATTGGCGTTCTAGGCACTATCGCCGGGATCCTCTTGTTGTTGGTAGGTGTGTCCTTGCAGAACATCTTCCTTGGAGTGCTGGGCTTCATTGTCATGGGCGCCGGCGTGTACTTTGCGACCCTGAGAAGGGCTATCGGGGGCAAATCGAAGAATACCAAGCCGGGCAAGGCGAGGAACTCATTCATGAGCAACCTCGAGGAGCGCTGGGACGAGCGTCGGCGGGGCGAGGAGTAG